The DNA segment TGCGCTCATCCCGGTCGTGACCGTCGCCGGCGTCCAGCTCGCGGTCATCGTCGGCGGGAGTGTCACCGTCGAGATCGTCTTCGGCATCCGCGGGATGGGGCGAGTGATGGTCGACTCGCTCACCACCCGCGACTATCCGGTGACGCAAGGCGCCATCCTGCTCATCGCGTTCGGTCTCATCATGATCAACTTGCTCGTCGATATCCTGTACACGATCATCGATCCGCGAATCGGCTACGACGGAGGGAACCGATGACCGACGACGGCGGTGACGCAGCCGAGTACGCCGCGTCGGGCGTCGAGATCCCACCCGAGTATCGAGAACGAGAGTACGTCGAGACACACCGACCGCTCTGGCGCCGGTTCGTCGCCGGCGTCCGGACGGACTGGCTTCGCACCCTGAGCGCAGGGTTCATCCTCGGCGTGATCGTCGTCGCGATCTTCGCCCCGGAGATCGCTCCACACGACCCGGACGCCACGTTCGGCCTCTTCCAGGAGCCGAACACCTACTCCGAGATGGACTACGACTACGACGGGACCGTAGAGCGTACGTGGCACCCGCTCGGAACTGATTCGTACGGCCACGACATCCTCTCGCGCATCATCTTCGGGACGCGAGTGTCCCTGTTGGTCGCACTCGCGACCGTCTCGTTCGCGTTCGTCGTGGGAACGACGATCGGCCTGCTCGCGGGCTTTTACGGCGGGTGGATCGACTCCCTGTTGATGCGATACATCGACTTCCAGTGGGCGTTCCCCGAGATCGTCCTGGCCATCGCGATCATCGCGTTCTCGGGCGGGATCGGCGTGTGGAACGTCATCATCGCCATCGGCATCGCGTACGTCGACGACTTCGCCAGGCTGGTCCGCGGCGAGGTGCTCTGGATTCGCGAAGAGGAGTACATCAAGGCCGCCCGCTCGATCGGGATGCCCGATCGACGGATCATGAGCCGCGAGATCCTCCCCATGTCGATCGGCCCGATCGTCGTCCAGGCGACGGTTCTGCTCCCGCTGGCCATCCTCTGGGAGGCGAGCCTCTCGTTCCTCGGACTCGGCGTGAAACCGACCACGCCGACGTGGGGACTGCTCATCGCCGACGGCCGGGACTTCATCGTCGAGGCCTGGTGGATCGCGATGATGCCCGGACTCGCCATCATGTTCACCGTCCTCGCGTTCAACATCATCGGTGACGGATTGCGCGACGCCTTCGACGTCCACGAAGGGGAGGGGATCGAACGATGACGCTGGTAGAGGTCGAGAACCTGCAGACGCACTTTCACACGGACCGTGGTATCGTACGCGCCGTCGACGGGGTGGACCTGGCGATCGGTGAAGGCGAGATCGTCGGCCTCGTCGGCGAGAGCGGCAGCGGAAAGAGCGTGCTCGCCGAGAGCATGATGGGGTTCATCGACGAACCGGGCGAGATCGTGAGCGGGGACATCCGACTGGCCGGGGATTCACTCCCCGTCGACTCGGAAACGCAAATGCAGTCGATCAGAGGCGATCGGATATCCATCATCTTTCAGGACCCGATGAACAGCCTCAATCCGACGCTATCGGTCGGCGAGCAGATCGCTGAAGCGGTCAGACTCCACCAGGACGTCGGCGAGTCCGTCAGTCTGTCCGCGGAGGTAAAACGGCGCATCTTCGGCGCCGTCACGGACAGCGAGTCCTGGCGTCGCGCCATCGAGATGCTGGAGACGGTGAAGATACCGGAACCCTCCAGTCGGGCGGCGGACCTGCCCCACCAGTTCTCCGGCGGAATGCGACAACGCGCGGCCATCGCGATGGCACTGTCGTGTGAACCCGACCTGCTCATCGCCGACGAGCCGACGACGGCGCTCGACGTGACGGTCCAGGCCCAGATCTTAGACGAGTTGCGTCTGCTCAAGGAGGAGTTCGACACATCGATCCTGTTGATCACGCACAACCTGGCGCTCGTCGCAGAGACGTGCGATCAGGTCAACGTGATGTACGCTGGCGAGATCGTCGAGCGGGCCGACGCGCAGGAACTGTTCGACAACCCACAGCATCCCTACACGCAGAGCCTGCTCGAGACCATTCCCAGGCTCGACGATCCCGAGCGATCTCTGACGGCGATTCCCGGCTCGATCCCGGACCTCATAGACATCCCGTACGCGTGTCACTTCGCGCCGCGGTGTCCGGAAGCGACGGAAGCGTGTTTCGAGACGCCGCCGGACTTTCGCTCCGTCGGCGAGGACCACGACGCCGCCTGTCTGTATCGCGGCGTCGAACAAGACCACCAGCACCCACAATGAGTCAGACAGCACATCCACCGAGCGACGACGGGCCGCTGCTCGAAGTGAGCGGCCTCCGAAAGCACTTCGTCCAGAACGACGACTTCCTCGACCGCCTGTTCGGCGACGCGGAGACCGTCAAGGCGGTCGACGGGGTCGATCTCACCGTCGACGCCGGCGAGACCGTCGGCATCGTCGGGGAGAGCGGGTGCGGAAAGAGCACGCTCGCGGAGACCGTGGCCCGGCTCCAGAACCCGACGGACGGCACCATCCGGTACAAGGGGACCGCCCTCGAGGAGCTCTCGGGTCGAAAGATGAAGCCGTACCGACGGGAGATCCAGATGATCTTCCAGGACCCCCTGTCGTCGCTGCACCCCCGGCAGACGGTCGGGGAGATACTGACGGCGCCGCTGGAAGTCCACGGAATCGGTGACAGCGACGAGGAGCGCCTCGATATCGCGAAATCGCACATCGAACGCGTCGGACTCGACCCGAGCCACCTGGATCGGTACCCGAACCAGTTCAGCGGGGGCCAGCAACAGCGGATCGGAATCGCCCGCGCGCTAACGCTCGAACCGGAATTGATTATCGCAGACGAACCGGTCAGCGGCCTGGACGTGAGCGTGCAGGCCCAGATCCTGTCGTTGCTGAACGACATCCAGTCGGAACTGGGGATCTCGATCGTCTTCATCGCCCACGACCTCTCCGTCATCCGATACGTGGCCGACCGTGTCGCGGTCATGTACCTCGGCGAGATCGTCGAGCGAGCCCCGACGGACGCCCTCTTCGAGGATCCAGCCCACCCCTACACGAGGGCACTGCTGTCGTCAGTCCCCCGGATCGAACCGGAGAAGCGGACCGACCGCATTCGCCTCCGCGGAACGGTTCCCTCGCCGCTCGATCCACCGAGCGGCTGTCACTTCCACCCCCGCTGTCCGGCCGTCATCCCGCCCGACGACTGGCCGGGCGACCAGGAGGCGTTCCGGGCGGGCCTCGAGTTCCGCAAGC comes from the Halovivax cerinus genome and includes:
- a CDS encoding ABC transporter permease — translated: MTDDGGDAAEYAASGVEIPPEYREREYVETHRPLWRRFVAGVRTDWLRTLSAGFILGVIVVAIFAPEIAPHDPDATFGLFQEPNTYSEMDYDYDGTVERTWHPLGTDSYGHDILSRIIFGTRVSLLVALATVSFAFVVGTTIGLLAGFYGGWIDSLLMRYIDFQWAFPEIVLAIAIIAFSGGIGVWNVIIAIGIAYVDDFARLVRGEVLWIREEEYIKAARSIGMPDRRIMSREILPMSIGPIVVQATVLLPLAILWEASLSFLGLGVKPTTPTWGLLIADGRDFIVEAWWIAMMPGLAIMFTVLAFNIIGDGLRDAFDVHEGEGIER
- a CDS encoding ABC transporter ATP-binding protein, which encodes MTLVEVENLQTHFHTDRGIVRAVDGVDLAIGEGEIVGLVGESGSGKSVLAESMMGFIDEPGEIVSGDIRLAGDSLPVDSETQMQSIRGDRISIIFQDPMNSLNPTLSVGEQIAEAVRLHQDVGESVSLSAEVKRRIFGAVTDSESWRRAIEMLETVKIPEPSSRAADLPHQFSGGMRQRAAIAMALSCEPDLLIADEPTTALDVTVQAQILDELRLLKEEFDTSILLITHNLALVAETCDQVNVMYAGEIVERADAQELFDNPQHPYTQSLLETIPRLDDPERSLTAIPGSIPDLIDIPYACHFAPRCPEATEACFETPPDFRSVGEDHDAACLYRGVEQDHQHPQ
- a CDS encoding ABC transporter ATP-binding protein yields the protein MSQTAHPPSDDGPLLEVSGLRKHFVQNDDFLDRLFGDAETVKAVDGVDLTVDAGETVGIVGESGCGKSTLAETVARLQNPTDGTIRYKGTALEELSGRKMKPYRREIQMIFQDPLSSLHPRQTVGEILTAPLEVHGIGDSDEERLDIAKSHIERVGLDPSHLDRYPNQFSGGQQQRIGIARALTLEPELIIADEPVSGLDVSVQAQILSLLNDIQSELGISIVFIAHDLSVIRYVADRVAVMYLGEIVERAPTDALFEDPAHPYTRALLSSVPRIEPEKRTDRIRLRGTVPSPLDPPSGCHFHPRCPAVIPPDDWPGDQEAFRAGLEFRKQLRVEEIDLDALRGRLDASTERITDADLRDELIAETLSVPLDRLPVPARESVQEAATAVVDGEAERAASLLADRFYTPCEERKPETVEPTPGHRVACHRVDPDAPGDPNRPEGDR